In Strigops habroptila isolate Jane chromosome 4, bStrHab1.2.pri, whole genome shotgun sequence, a single genomic region encodes these proteins:
- the RSL1D1 gene encoding ribosomal L1 domain-containing protein 1, whose product MAHGLDRAQVKRAVEALLAFARSKSKGGPLLLNESENVHLLVTVWKVPRAAQVIQIPLPHGIRPETAEVCLFTKDEPNLSAEQTENLYKKLLLQHGIRSVSQIISYKTLKKEYKMFEAKRRLLNRFDLFLSDDRIRRLLPSHLGKHFYERKKVPLSVNLKAKNLAKELQKHIQGTTLPVTNKGCCYTARVGHTGMKVDEILDNIVAAAEVIAKKLPKNWKNVKILHLKTLKSVALPIYTANLSNLDELDSQPSLRKKEVKKGKNKKPKKAAKNQNSSQVTSTTEINAAATQEPAVKEKAEVVHEPGDRNDEEIPQLVPMEIMSLDDLKVMEPSPEKGDSMVKKTKTPLGKRKKQPPVLETPKHEATEECADLQTKQKKAKQLSMPKEAIKEKEMKKTPKKPEAKSFATPKAGKLIQSAKKSSKTPKQASKKVRRLQTQ is encoded by the exons ATGGCGCACGGGCTGGACCGCGCACAG GTGAAGAGGGCGGTGGAGGCGCTCCTGGCTTTCGCCAGAAGTAAGTCCAAGGGAGGCCCTCTGCTCCTCAACGAGAGCGAGAACGTCCATCTGCTGGTGACGGTCTGGAAGGTCCCGCGGGCGGCACAGGTCATCCAGAT ACCACTGCCCCATGGCATTCGCCCAGAAACAGCTGAAGTTTGCCTCTTCACAAAGGATGAACCAAACTTATCTGCAGAACAGACTGAAAATCTGTACAAGAAACTTTTACTCCAGCATGGGATCAGAAGCGTTAGCCAG ATCATCTCATACAAAACTCTTAAAAAAGAGTATAAAATGTTTGAAGCAAAGCGTCGCCTCCTGAACAGATTTGATCTCTTTCTGTCTGATGACCGAATTAGAAGACTCTTGCCCTCACATCTAGGAAAACActtttatgaaaggaaaaa gGTACCTTTGTCTGTTAACCTGAAAGCCAAAAATCTTGCTAAGGAACTACAGAAACACATCCAGGGGACTACACTCCCAGTGACCAACAAAGGGTGCTGTTA taCAGCACGTGTAGGTCACACTGGAATGAAAGTGGATGAGATACTAGATAATATCGTTGCAGCAGCTGAGGTGATTGCTAAGAAGTTACCAAAG aattggaaaaatgtaaaaattcttCACCTCAAAACACTCAAATCAGTTGCACTGCCAATTTATACTGCAAATCTCTCCAACTTGGATGAGCTCGACAGCCAGCCATCTctcagaaaaaaggaagtaaag aagggaaagaacaagaaacCGAAGAAGGCAGCTAAAAACCAGAATTCAAGTCAAGTCACTTCGACAACTGAAATTAATGCTGCTGCTACCCAGGAGCCTGCGgtaaaagagaaagcagaagttgtCCACGAACCAGGTGATCGTAATGATGAAGAAATTCCTCAACTGGTGCCTATGGAAATAATGAGCTTAGATGATCTGAAG GTAATGGAACCAAGTCCAGAAAAAGGTGACAGTATggtcaagaaaacaaaaacgCCCCTTGGTAAGAGGAAGAAACAACCTCCAGTTCTGGAGACTCCAAAACATGAAGCTACAGAAGAGTGTGCAGACTtgcagacaaaacagaaaaaagccaaGCAGCTCAGCATGCCAAAGgaagcaataaaagaaaaagagatgaaaaagacTCCCAAAAAGCCTGAAGCAAAGTCTTTTGCAACACCCAAAGCTGGCAAATTGATCCAGTCAGCCAAGAAGTCTTCAAAAACACCAAAGCAAGCATCCAAGAAAGTGCGCAGGCTACAGACACAATGA
- the TMEM238 gene encoding transmembrane protein 238 — translation MAAPGGLGRCVVAFWLALAFDALGLAVLLAGVFADVFFSDLLIYGGGIGIFLSLIWWVFWYAGNLEVPLEELRDDVGLAPPKGHGDSLLRRLVHGFSLRLSNTFAPAPRSRAASAADLELQRAAGPRGCPADSGRIC, via the exons ATGGCGGCCCCCGGCGGGCTCGGCCGCTGTGTGGTCGCCTTCTGGCTGGCGCTGGCCTTCGACGCGCTgggcctggctgtgctgctggccgGCGTGTTCGCCGACGTGTTCTTCTCCGACCTGCTCATTTACGGGGGCGGCATCGGCATCTTCCTCAGCCTCATCTGGTGGGTGTTCTGGTACGCGGGCAACTTAGAGGTGCCGCTGGAAGAGCTGCGCGACGACGTGGGGCTGGCGCCGCCCAAGGGCCACGGTGACAGCCTGCTGCGGCGCCTGGTGCACGGCTTCAGCCTCCGACTCTCCAACACCTTCGCTCCCGCGCCGCGCTCCCGCGCTGCCTCCGCCGCTGACCTGGAGCTGCAGCGCGCCGCGGGCCCACGGGGCTGCCCCGCCGACTCCGGCAG GATCTGTTGA
- the RRN3 gene encoding RNA polymerase I-specific transcription initiation factor RRN3, which produces MLGGDEFISSPPRKTVRFGGTLTDILMKYEKGETTDFELLKHQLSDPDIKDAQIINWLHEFRASVVYLTKEREQLVNILLKLPWLRRSQEVVEEYLGFLGNLVSAQTVHLRPCLRMIVSQFVPARITIREDDVDISDSDDDDENLSENFNTCHRALQTVARYVPSTPQFLMPILVENFPFFNKSERTLECYVHNLLRVTVYLPTLRLQILELIIEKLLKLDVSTPQQDIEDAEENANNSDSEEKSTEEGLFDMEEDEERKGNKVVSSSSERMAHPLAERLDILMTILFSYIKDVCHVNGKLDISNTKDLYRDLVCVFDKLILPTHASCHVQYFMFYLCSFKLGLAEAFLDHLWKKLHDPNNASVIRQTAGSYIGSFLARAKFIPVVTVKACLDLLVNWMHKYIDNQDKGANAYCDVALHGPFYSTCQAVFYTLIFRHKQILDGNLRKGLSYLQSLNFERIVMCQLNPLKICIPSVVNLFAAITRKYQLVFCYTIIERNNRQFIPVVRSGSGGDLVQTCTNPLDSFFPFDPYILKRSKKTIEPFYQFWEELSAEDLENLKKPIKKGTSEDEDDDFLKGETPQNDGVVGIAPNSYESNTRSALSSIDSPPDCYVPYLQ; this is translated from the exons ATGCTGGGAGGGGACGAGTTCATCAGCTCACCGCCCAGGAAGACGGTGCGGTTCGGGGGGACGCTGACTGATATCTTAATGAAGTACGAGAAG GGTGAGACCACGGATTTTGAGTTGTTGAAGCATCAGCTGTCAGATCCAGACATCAAG GATGCCCAGATCATTAATTGGCTGCATGAATTTCGAGCTTCTGTTGTATATTTGACCAAAGAGCGTGAACAACTGGTCAACATTTTGCTG AAGCTCCCATGGTTGAGAAGAAGCCAAGAGGTAGTGGAAGAATATCTGGGTTTTCTTGGCAATCTGGTGTCAGCACAGACTGTCCATCTTCGGCCTTGCCTCCGGATGATTGTATCGCAGTTTGTCCCTG CTCGAATAACCATCAGAGAAGATGATGTGGATATTTCAGAttctgatgatgatgatgaaa acCTTTCTGAAAACTTTAATACCTGCCATAGAGCGTTGCAAACTGTTGCAAGATACGTTCCTTC gACACCACAATTTCTCATGCCAATACTTGTGGaaaactttcctttctttaataaATCAGAAAGAACTCTG gaaTGCTACGTTCATAACCTGCTGCGAGTTACGGTGTATCTTCCAACCCTGAGGCTTCAAATTCTGGAGCTTATTATTGAAAAGCTGTTAAAGTTGGAT GTTAGTACTCCACAGCAAGATATTGAAGACGCTGAAGAAAATGCTAATAACTCTGATAGTGAGGAGAAATCTACAGAGGAGGGCCTTTTTGACATG gaggaagatgaagaaagaaaaggaaacaaagttgTCTCTTCCAGTAGTGAGAGAATGGCCCATCCGCTTGCAGAGCGCCTTGATATTTTGATGACCATCCTGTTTTCCTATATTAAAGATGTTTGCCATGTGAACG GCAAGCTCGACATCAGCAACACAAAGGATTTGTATCGGgatctggtttgtgtttttgaCAAGCTCATTTTACCAACCCATGCTTCATGTCATGTacaatatttcatgttttaccTCTGTAGCTTCAAATTG GGGTTGGCTGAGGCATTTCTAGACCATCTTTGGAAAAAACTGCATGATCCAAACAATGCTTCAGTGATCAGGCAGACTGCTGGGAGTTATATTGGCAGCTTCTTGGCAAGAGCTAAATTTATTCCAGTTGT TACAGTAAAAGCTTGCTTGGATCTTCTGGTGAACTGGATGCATAAGTACATTGATAATCAGGATAAAGGGGCTAATGCTTACTGTGATGTAGCTCTGCATGGGCCATTTTATTCCACATGTCAGGCGGTGTTCTATACACTTATTTTCCGTCATAAGCAAATTTTGGATGGAAACTTAAGGAAGG GTCTGTCCTATCTGCAGAGTTTAAATTTTGAGCGCATTGTCATGTGTCAGCTAAACCCCCTGAAGATTTGTATACCCTCTGTTGTGAACTTGTTTGCTGCCATTACCAG gaaataccAGTTGGTGTTCTGCTACACAATTATTGAGCGGAACAATCGGCAGTTCATACCAGTTGTTCGGAGTGGCAGTGGGGGTGACCTTGTGCAGACATGCACCAACCCACTCGACAGTTTCTTCCCCTTTGATCCCTACATACTCAAAAG ATCAAAGAAGACCATTGAGCCTTTTTATCAGTTTTGGGAAGAGCTGAGTGCTGAAGATCTTGAGAACCTGAAGAAACCCATTAAAAAG